In Erigeron canadensis isolate Cc75 chromosome 1, C_canadensis_v1, whole genome shotgun sequence, a single window of DNA contains:
- the LOC122607002 gene encoding cysteine-rich receptor-like protein kinase 2 isoform X2 — MGKPIHTLVICIALIIILSLVSRSEGDARAQTVKMICDEGENNQTILLQNIIRVYGRLSNQMQTSHNATASVETSPNQVFGLSQCYGDLSMQDCQFCFAQIRNMLPSCYPEIGGRLYYDGCFGRVQTYNFFQQYTGPDDTIICGNTTTKSTMFQNSTRQAVMNAATDALRNSDYFAREEVTRIGYNDSVYVLAQCWNTLSPESCRACLMNASASITRCLPWSEGRALNAGCFMRYSDTDFLNPIPTTRSSRNKGKRIAIVVSVVSSVAVFTVALVIILYIRKRQYIQQRRNGSYEAKNAKKLVKILTDSNLNFKYSTIEKATGNWDDSNKLGQGGFGTVYKGVLLDGREIAVKRLFLNNKFRAADFYNEVNIINSVQHKNLVRLLGCSCSGPESILIYEYLPNMSLDRYIFEYLARGQLTEKADVYSFGVLLLELVSGMESNRSKTMEYSEFLVSIAWRHFNEGTVKEMFDPNLMMNVYPNIIFQKDAIRVIHVGLLCIQEAPSLRPSMSAALRMLAKDHEPLPIPSSPPFIDKETMELNITQTLQGISVATASLSYFHPR; from the exons ATGGGTAAACCAATACATACACTTGTTATATGCATTGCTTTGATCATAATTCTATCACTGGTATCTAGATCAGAGGGGGATGCCAGAGCCCAAACCGTCAAGATGATTTGTGATGAAGGGGAAAACAATCAAACAATATTGCTCCAAAACATTATCCGGGTATATGGAAGACTTAGCAACCAAATGCAAACTTCACATAACGCAACAGCATCGGTGGAAACCAGCCCAAACCAAGTGTTTGGTCTTTCCCAATGCTATGGTGACCTCTCTATGCAAGATTGCCAATTTTGCTTCGCCCAAATACGTAATATGCTTCCAAGTTGCTACCCAGAAATTGGGGGTCGACTTTACTATGATGGCTGCTTTGGGCGAGTCCAAACCTATAATTTTTTTCAGCAGTATACAGGGCCTGATGACACAATAATTTGTGGGAATACAACAACGAAAAGTACCATGTTTCAAAACTCAACAAGACAGGCAGTGATGAATGCTGCAACAGATGCACTAAGAAACAGTGACTACTTTGCTAGGGAAGAGGTGACCAGGATTGGTTATAATGATTCAGTTTACGTGCTGGCCCAGTGTTGGAATACTTTGAGCCCAGAATCTTGTAGGGCGTGTTTGATGAATGCATCTGCATCAATAACAAGATGTTTGCCGTGGTCAGAGGGACGAGCATTGAATGCTGGATGTTTCATGAGGTATTCTGACACTGATTTTCTTAATCCCATACCAACCACCAGAAGCTCTAGGAATAAAG GGAAGAGAATAGCCATTGTAGTTTCCGTTGTTAGTTCTGTGGCGGTTTTCACAGTAGCTTTGGTGATCATCTTATATATCAGAAAACGCCAATATATACAGCAGAGGAGAAATG GTTCTTATGAAGCAAAAAATGCCAAAAAACTGGTAAAGATTCTTACAGACAGTAACTTGAATTTCAAATACTCTACAATTGAGAAAGCAACTGGAAATTGGGATGACTCCAATAAGCTCGGACAAGGTGGATTTGGGACTGTCTACAAG GGGGTTCTTTTAGATGGACGTGAAATAGCTGTGAAGAGGCTCTTCCTAAACAACAAATTCAGAGCGGCAGATTTCTACAACGAAGTTAACATCATTAATAGTGTTCAACACAAAAATCTGGTCAGGCTGTTGGGATGTAGCTGTTCAGGACCCGAAAGCATTCTCATATATGAATATCTACCCAACATGAGCCTTGACCGCTACATTTTTG AGTACCTAGCTCGTGGCCAGTTAACCGAAAAGGCTGATGTCTATAGCTTTGGTGTGTTGCTACTAGAGTTGGTCAGCGGAATGGAAAGCAACAGAAGCAAAACAATGGAATATTCCGAATTTTTAGTTTCTATT GCATGGAGGCATTTTAATGAAGGGACAGTGAAGGAAATGTTTGACCCGAATCTGATGATGAATGTATATCCGAACATCATTTTCCAGAAAGACGCCATAAGAGTGATACACGTAGGACTTCTTTGCATTCAAGAAGCTCCATCTTTAAGACCATCCATGTCAGCAGCACTGAGAATGTTGGCAAAGGACCATGAACCACTACCCATCCCCTCTAGTCCCCCTTTTATAGACAAGGAAACGATGGAACTCAACATCACGCAAACATTACAGGGTATTTCAGTTGCTACAGCTTCTCTCAGCTATTTCCACCCAAGGTAA
- the LOC122607002 gene encoding cysteine-rich receptor-like protein kinase 2 isoform X1 yields the protein MGKPIHTLVICIALIIILSLVSRSEGDARAQTVKMICDEGENNQTILLQNIIRVYGRLSNQMQTSHNATASVETSPNQVFGLSQCYGDLSMQDCQFCFAQIRNMLPSCYPEIGGRLYYDGCFGRVQTYNFFQQYTGPDDTIICGNTTTKSTMFQNSTRQAVMNAATDALRNSDYFAREEVTRIGYNDSVYVLAQCWNTLSPESCRACLMNASASITRCLPWSEGRALNAGCFMRYSDTDFLNPIPTTRSSRNKGKRIAIVVSVVSSVAVFTVALVIILYIRKRQYIQQRRNGSYEAKNAKKLVKILTDSNLNFKYSTIEKATGNWDDSNKLGQGGFGTVYKGVLLDGREIAVKRLFLNNKFRAADFYNEVNIINSVQHKNLVRLLGCSCSGPESILIYEYLPNMSLDRYIFDEIKGKELKWEKRFEIIIGIAEGLVYLHENTKRCIIHRDIKASNILLDLRLRPKIADFGLARSFQGDKSHMSTAIVGTLGYIAPEYLARGQLTEKADVYSFGVLLLELVSGMESNRSKTMEYSEFLVSIAWRHFNEGTVKEMFDPNLMMNVYPNIIFQKDAIRVIHVGLLCIQEAPSLRPSMSAALRMLAKDHEPLPIPSSPPFIDKETMELNITQTLQGISVATASLSYFHPR from the exons ATGGGTAAACCAATACATACACTTGTTATATGCATTGCTTTGATCATAATTCTATCACTGGTATCTAGATCAGAGGGGGATGCCAGAGCCCAAACCGTCAAGATGATTTGTGATGAAGGGGAAAACAATCAAACAATATTGCTCCAAAACATTATCCGGGTATATGGAAGACTTAGCAACCAAATGCAAACTTCACATAACGCAACAGCATCGGTGGAAACCAGCCCAAACCAAGTGTTTGGTCTTTCCCAATGCTATGGTGACCTCTCTATGCAAGATTGCCAATTTTGCTTCGCCCAAATACGTAATATGCTTCCAAGTTGCTACCCAGAAATTGGGGGTCGACTTTACTATGATGGCTGCTTTGGGCGAGTCCAAACCTATAATTTTTTTCAGCAGTATACAGGGCCTGATGACACAATAATTTGTGGGAATACAACAACGAAAAGTACCATGTTTCAAAACTCAACAAGACAGGCAGTGATGAATGCTGCAACAGATGCACTAAGAAACAGTGACTACTTTGCTAGGGAAGAGGTGACCAGGATTGGTTATAATGATTCAGTTTACGTGCTGGCCCAGTGTTGGAATACTTTGAGCCCAGAATCTTGTAGGGCGTGTTTGATGAATGCATCTGCATCAATAACAAGATGTTTGCCGTGGTCAGAGGGACGAGCATTGAATGCTGGATGTTTCATGAGGTATTCTGACACTGATTTTCTTAATCCCATACCAACCACCAGAAGCTCTAGGAATAAAG GGAAGAGAATAGCCATTGTAGTTTCCGTTGTTAGTTCTGTGGCGGTTTTCACAGTAGCTTTGGTGATCATCTTATATATCAGAAAACGCCAATATATACAGCAGAGGAGAAATG GTTCTTATGAAGCAAAAAATGCCAAAAAACTGGTAAAGATTCTTACAGACAGTAACTTGAATTTCAAATACTCTACAATTGAGAAAGCAACTGGAAATTGGGATGACTCCAATAAGCTCGGACAAGGTGGATTTGGGACTGTCTACAAG GGGGTTCTTTTAGATGGACGTGAAATAGCTGTGAAGAGGCTCTTCCTAAACAACAAATTCAGAGCGGCAGATTTCTACAACGAAGTTAACATCATTAATAGTGTTCAACACAAAAATCTGGTCAGGCTGTTGGGATGTAGCTGTTCAGGACCCGAAAGCATTCTCATATATGAATATCTACCCAACATGAGCCTTGACCGCTACATTTTTG ATGAAATAAAAGGCAAGGAATTAAAATGGGAAAAGAGATTTGAGATTATTATTGGTATAGCAGAAGGCTTGGTTTACCTTCATGAAAACACCAAGAGATGCATTATACATAGAGACATTAAAGCTTCTAATATCTTGTTAGACTTGAGGCTTCGTCCCAAAATAGCTGATTTTGGTTTAGCAAGGTCTTTTCAAGGTGACAAGAGTCATATGAGCACCGCCATTGTGGGTACACT TGGGTACATTGCTCCAGAGTACCTAGCTCGTGGCCAGTTAACCGAAAAGGCTGATGTCTATAGCTTTGGTGTGTTGCTACTAGAGTTGGTCAGCGGAATGGAAAGCAACAGAAGCAAAACAATGGAATATTCCGAATTTTTAGTTTCTATT GCATGGAGGCATTTTAATGAAGGGACAGTGAAGGAAATGTTTGACCCGAATCTGATGATGAATGTATATCCGAACATCATTTTCCAGAAAGACGCCATAAGAGTGATACACGTAGGACTTCTTTGCATTCAAGAAGCTCCATCTTTAAGACCATCCATGTCAGCAGCACTGAGAATGTTGGCAAAGGACCATGAACCACTACCCATCCCCTCTAGTCCCCCTTTTATAGACAAGGAAACGATGGAACTCAACATCACGCAAACATTACAGGGTATTTCAGTTGCTACAGCTTCTCTCAGCTATTTCCACCCAAGGTAA